From the Stigmatella erecta genome, one window contains:
- the lpxK gene encoding tetraacyldisaccharide 4'-kinase produces MSAEGPTAIERLFYPPHPEPWSRRALLAPVTALAWGYGLGVRVRKSLYDHQLWKGERIEGLRVLSVGNVNVGGTGKTPAVLHLAETLVAAGRKVGILTRGYGRVSKEPLTFTGTEPLPSVEEAGDEPLLLARRCPLVRVLVGADRRTLARRARDEFGLEVVLLDDGFQHRQLARDEDVVVVDEAVGFGNGRLLPRGPLREPLSALKRATLLWVRAASGPVANLPPLPERRVRTRYHPSAWVDPQGHVHPPEALRGVPVLALAGLARPGSFLRTLNQLETEVRDTALFPDHHRFTDGELQDAEARAHRQGLRLVTTEKDAVRLPRDFPAWQVRLGVEVLEGENLLREALGLR; encoded by the coding sequence GTGAGCGCGGAAGGGCCCACGGCGATCGAGCGGCTCTTCTATCCGCCGCACCCCGAGCCCTGGAGCCGGCGGGCCCTGCTGGCGCCCGTGACGGCGCTGGCCTGGGGCTACGGGCTGGGCGTCCGGGTGCGCAAGTCGCTCTACGACCACCAGCTCTGGAAGGGCGAGCGCATCGAGGGGCTCCGGGTCCTCTCCGTGGGGAACGTGAACGTGGGGGGAACGGGCAAGACGCCCGCGGTCCTCCACCTGGCGGAGACCCTGGTGGCGGCGGGCCGGAAGGTCGGCATCCTCACGCGAGGGTACGGGCGCGTGTCGAAGGAGCCGCTGACCTTCACGGGCACGGAGCCCTTGCCCTCGGTCGAGGAGGCCGGCGACGAGCCGCTCCTGCTGGCCCGCCGGTGCCCATTGGTCCGGGTGCTGGTGGGGGCGGACCGCCGGACGCTGGCGCGCCGGGCCCGGGACGAGTTCGGCCTGGAGGTGGTGCTCCTGGACGATGGCTTCCAGCACCGGCAGCTGGCGAGGGACGAGGACGTGGTGGTGGTGGACGAAGCCGTGGGCTTCGGCAACGGGCGCTTGCTGCCCAGAGGGCCCCTCCGGGAGCCCCTCTCCGCGCTGAAACGCGCCACCCTCCTCTGGGTCCGGGCCGCGTCCGGGCCGGTGGCGAACCTGCCCCCGCTGCCGGAGCGGCGGGTGAGAACGCGCTACCACCCCTCGGCCTGGGTCGACCCCCAGGGACACGTGCACCCGCCGGAAGCCCTGCGAGGGGTGCCGGTCCTGGCGCTGGCGGGGCTGGCCCGCCCGGGAAGCTTCCTGCGGACGCTGAACCAATTGGAGACCGAGGTCCGGGACACCGCCCTCTTTCCAGATCACCACCGGTTCACGGACGGGGAGCTCCAGGACGCCGAAGCGCGGGCCCACCGTCAGGGGCTCCGGCTGGTCACGACCGAAAAGGACGCGGTGCGCCTGCCGAGAGACTTCCCGGCATGGCAGGTCCGCCTCGGGGTGGAGGTGCTGGAAGGGGAGAACCTGCTCCGGGAGGCCCTGGGGCTGAGGTGA
- the gmk gene encoding guanylate kinase: protein MNESTSLHPGLLLVLSAPSGAGKTTLAHRLLKEVPNTIFSASYTTRRARGKEQDGVDYHFVDVATFQEKIERSEFVEWAEVHGHFYGSPQSVVEEARARRGVAIFDIDVQGGQAIKRKHPDAVLIFVLPPSMEELERRLRDRKTDSDETIRRRLLAARSEIERGTASYDYIVLNDDFERAFQELRSVVVAERCRRGRVELSMLKLEKAPAGDTGR from the coding sequence ATGAACGAGTCCACTTCACTTCACCCAGGGTTGTTGTTGGTCCTCTCCGCGCCCTCTGGAGCGGGAAAGACCACGTTGGCGCACCGGCTGCTCAAGGAAGTGCCGAACACCATCTTCTCGGCCAGCTACACCACGCGCAGGGCGCGGGGCAAAGAGCAGGACGGAGTCGACTACCACTTCGTCGACGTCGCCACGTTCCAGGAGAAGATCGAGCGCAGCGAGTTCGTCGAGTGGGCCGAAGTCCACGGCCACTTCTACGGCAGTCCGCAGTCCGTGGTGGAGGAGGCCCGGGCGCGCCGGGGCGTCGCCATCTTCGACATCGACGTCCAGGGCGGCCAGGCAATCAAGCGCAAGCACCCCGACGCGGTCCTGATCTTCGTGCTGCCTCCCTCTATGGAGGAGCTGGAGCGGCGCCTGCGTGACCGGAAGACGGACTCCGACGAGACGATCCGCCGCCGCCTGCTGGCTGCCCGCTCGGAGATTGAGCGAGGGACTGCCTCGTACGATTACATCGTGCTCAACGATGACTTCGAGCGGGCCTTTCAGGAGCTGCGCTCGGTGGTGGTAGCGGAGCGCTGCAGGCGGGGGCGGGTAGAGCTCTCCATGTTGAAGCTGGAGAAAGCACCCGCGGGGGACACGGGGCGCTGA
- a CDS encoding YicC/YloC family endoribonuclease, with amino-acid sequence MLKSMTGFGAGRARVGDEEVSVEVRSLNHKFCEVKARLPRDLSALEAGVVKQVKDRLARGSVEVQVKRQVVTASGTVPVVDVALAREYARAFRELASALGSPAEVSWTQVSTQPGVIRLEEKGMDVESASKAVLVALDQALGALEQMRQVEGESIRADLDARLKLIEGWSREVAALAPRAVEDYRQRLTERVAELARGVAVEPQRLAQEVAMFAERTDIAEEVTRLASHLEQFRALMASNEPAGRRMDFLVQEMHREVNTTGSKSQHAEISTRVVSMKAEVERIREQVQNVE; translated from the coding sequence ATGCTCAAGAGCATGACCGGGTTTGGAGCGGGGCGCGCACGGGTAGGGGACGAAGAAGTCTCCGTGGAGGTTCGTTCGCTCAACCACAAGTTTTGCGAAGTGAAGGCCCGGCTGCCCCGGGATCTGTCGGCGCTTGAGGCGGGCGTGGTGAAGCAGGTCAAGGACCGGCTGGCCCGAGGCTCGGTGGAAGTACAGGTGAAGCGGCAGGTGGTGACCGCCTCGGGCACGGTGCCGGTGGTGGATGTGGCGCTGGCGCGGGAGTACGCGCGTGCCTTCCGGGAGCTGGCCTCGGCGCTGGGCTCTCCCGCGGAAGTGTCCTGGACCCAGGTGTCCACCCAGCCCGGGGTGATTCGGCTGGAGGAAAAGGGGATGGACGTGGAGTCCGCCAGCAAGGCGGTCCTCGTGGCCCTGGACCAGGCCCTCGGTGCGCTGGAGCAGATGCGCCAGGTGGAAGGGGAGTCGATCCGGGCGGATCTGGATGCCCGGCTGAAGCTCATCGAGGGATGGAGCCGCGAAGTGGCGGCCCTGGCCCCCCGGGCGGTGGAAGACTACCGGCAGCGGTTGACGGAGCGGGTGGCGGAGCTGGCACGGGGCGTCGCGGTGGAGCCGCAACGGTTGGCCCAGGAAGTGGCCATGTTCGCGGAGCGGACGGACATCGCGGAGGAAGTCACGCGCCTGGCCAGCCACCTGGAGCAATTCCGGGCCCTGATGGCGAGCAACGAGCCTGCGGGCCGCCGCATGGACTTTCTTGTCCAGGAGATGCACCGCGAGGTGAACACGACGGGCTCCAAGAGCCAGCACGCGGAGATCTCCACGCGTGTGGTGTCGATGAAGGCTGAAGTCGAACGCATCCGTGAACAGGTGCAGAACGTCGAATGA
- a CDS encoding bifunctional heptose 7-phosphate kinase/heptose 1-phosphate adenyltransferase, with the protein MAPGSTPRAQSPLLQLPQSFARKRVLLVGDLVADRYIYGQTDRVSREAPVLIVRHESTEVKLGGGANVAANVRALSGQVTAVGALGVDEMGRALRRLFSASGIRVSAAGARGIQTETKTRILAGGMSTTRQQMLRVDRGQRGPLPPRLRKTLARLVEKAAQDADAVVVSDYGAGVVGEEVREVLKRLAGDGMPVCVDSRYTLAAFTGVTVCKPNEPELEVFTGRPLRTESDLMEAGHAALKRLGCKALLVTRGRHGMALFDETGGVDLIPVHGAKEAVDVTGAGDTVIATFSLAVAAGASFGEAARLANVAGSLVVQKQGTATVSRDELVGELRGAK; encoded by the coding sequence ATGGCCCCAGGTTCGACCCCGCGCGCACAGTCCCCGCTGCTCCAGCTCCCCCAGAGCTTCGCGCGCAAACGGGTGCTGCTGGTGGGGGATCTCGTCGCGGACCGCTACATCTATGGACAGACGGACCGGGTGAGCCGGGAGGCGCCGGTGCTGATCGTCCGGCACGAGTCCACGGAGGTGAAGCTCGGGGGAGGGGCGAATGTCGCCGCGAACGTCCGGGCGCTGTCGGGCCAGGTGACGGCGGTGGGGGCGCTGGGGGTGGACGAGATGGGGCGGGCGCTGCGGCGGCTGTTCAGCGCGTCGGGAATCCGGGTGAGCGCGGCGGGGGCGCGGGGCATCCAGACGGAGACCAAGACGCGCATCCTGGCCGGAGGCATGAGCACGACGCGCCAGCAGATGCTGCGGGTGGACCGGGGCCAGCGCGGCCCGCTGCCGCCGAGGCTGCGCAAGACGCTGGCGCGGCTCGTGGAGAAGGCGGCGCAGGATGCCGACGCGGTGGTGGTGTCGGACTACGGGGCGGGGGTGGTGGGAGAAGAGGTGCGAGAGGTGCTGAAGCGGCTGGCGGGGGACGGGATGCCGGTCTGCGTGGACAGCCGCTACACGCTGGCGGCCTTCACGGGCGTCACGGTCTGCAAGCCGAACGAGCCCGAGCTGGAGGTGTTCACGGGCAGGCCTCTGCGGACGGAGTCGGACCTGATGGAGGCGGGGCACGCGGCGCTCAAGCGGCTGGGGTGCAAGGCGCTGCTGGTGACGCGGGGGCGGCACGGGATGGCGCTCTTCGACGAGACCGGAGGGGTGGACCTGATTCCGGTGCACGGGGCGAAGGAGGCGGTGGACGTCACGGGGGCCGGAGACACGGTCATCGCGACCTTCTCGCTGGCCGTGGCGGCGGGGGCGAGCTTTGGCGAGGCGGCGAGGCTGGCCAACGTGGCGGGCTCGCTGGTGGTGCAGAAGCAGGGCACGGCAACGGTGTCCCGGGATGAGCTGGTTGGGGAACTGCGAGGCGCGAAATGA
- a CDS encoding glycosyltransferase family 4 protein — protein MSLVIHPHFHRRYTGITRHVETVVRQLARGTETRVIGPHLEPALPRIRWGELWSRLRREPLVWHAHRNNELVVGLLLRLLGRRVKLVFTRHASQKASAYTRWLAGNADAVVALTSEGVEAIAQPATIVHHGIDLGRFRPPENRDEAWRKLGVGGRYGVGVVGRIRQAKGQGDFVEAIRPLLPAHPEWTAALVGLAKGKDEPWIASLCEGLGHRLVMPGEQQVVSPWYQGLSILVHPSYTEGYSMVHIEAMASGCCVVSSRLKYLDTLIEHGRTGFFFEPGDVKGMRELLDMLMREPQRAQAVGRNAAEHAQGKCGVEHEAQALQNLYDSLLAG, from the coding sequence ATGTCCCTGGTGATTCATCCCCACTTCCACCGGAGGTACACGGGCATCACGCGCCACGTGGAGACGGTGGTGCGGCAGCTGGCGCGAGGGACGGAGACCCGCGTCATCGGGCCGCACCTGGAGCCCGCCTTGCCGCGAATCCGCTGGGGCGAGCTCTGGAGCCGGCTGCGGCGGGAGCCCTTGGTGTGGCATGCCCACCGGAACAACGAGCTGGTGGTGGGGCTGCTGCTGCGGCTGCTGGGCCGGCGGGTGAAGCTGGTCTTCACCCGGCACGCCTCGCAGAAGGCGAGCGCCTATACCCGCTGGCTGGCGGGGAACGCGGACGCGGTGGTGGCGCTCACGAGCGAGGGGGTGGAGGCCATTGCCCAGCCCGCGACCATCGTCCACCACGGGATCGACCTGGGCCGCTTCCGCCCGCCGGAGAATCGAGACGAGGCCTGGCGCAAGCTGGGCGTTGGCGGACGCTACGGCGTGGGGGTGGTGGGGCGGATCCGGCAGGCCAAGGGCCAGGGAGACTTCGTCGAGGCCATCCGGCCCCTGCTGCCCGCCCACCCGGAGTGGACGGCGGCCCTGGTGGGGCTGGCCAAGGGGAAGGACGAACCGTGGATCGCCTCGCTGTGCGAGGGGCTGGGACACAGGCTGGTGATGCCCGGGGAGCAGCAGGTGGTGTCCCCCTGGTACCAGGGCCTGAGCATCCTGGTGCACCCCTCGTACACGGAGGGCTACTCGATGGTGCACATCGAGGCGATGGCCTCGGGGTGCTGCGTGGTGTCGAGCCGGTTGAAGTACCTGGACACGCTCATCGAGCACGGCCGGACGGGCTTCTTCTTCGAGCCGGGAGACGTGAAGGGGATGCGGGAGCTGCTGGACATGTTGATGCGCGAGCCCCAGCGGGCGCAGGCGGTAGGACGGAACGCGGCCGAGCACGCGCAGGGCAAGTGCGGCGTCGAGCACGAGGCCCAGGCGCTCCAGAACCTCTACGACTCGCTGCTGGCGGGCTGA
- a CDS encoding PHP domain-containing protein, whose product MRLGVVAGKLLRALVGLVLLGVGYVGFFTFAALFVDYPVVPTHTGIPAWPRGAFHVHTGRSDGRGTEKDVAAAAKAAGLQFVVMTDHNDFTLREPAYLDGVLLVPGVEISTRYGHLVALGLRVPLDGERAKQEGVRAVEIAGGFSVLAHPVQQKNPWRDPEGALRAQGFELYSADTFFRDAVRRPFSRLLPAVGAYLINPVHGVMTLVTPQPEVSEKLLELSHDRPKRILCSHDAHGQPRYEDVFQSLAMYLPPAALSEPLSREPKAAAAQVVQALESTQAICAFRALGEPMGFAIEGPVTARREAHVGDVLRVRLPPHAPGRVRVEARGAGRVLQDGTSVELTSEGVVQIEAWVLAPGRFFGSEWKPWIVPGLVRVLPRDAGI is encoded by the coding sequence ATGAGGCTGGGGGTTGTTGCGGGAAAGCTCCTGCGAGCGCTCGTGGGGCTGGTGTTGCTGGGGGTGGGCTACGTCGGGTTCTTCACCTTCGCGGCCCTCTTCGTGGACTACCCGGTGGTGCCCACCCACACGGGAATCCCCGCGTGGCCGCGCGGCGCCTTCCACGTCCACACCGGGCGCTCGGATGGCCGTGGCACCGAGAAGGACGTCGCGGCCGCGGCGAAGGCGGCGGGCCTCCAGTTCGTGGTGATGACGGACCACAACGACTTCACCCTGCGCGAGCCTGCGTACCTGGACGGGGTGCTGCTGGTGCCGGGCGTGGAGATCTCCACGCGGTACGGGCACCTCGTGGCCCTGGGCCTGCGGGTGCCGCTGGACGGGGAGCGCGCGAAGCAGGAGGGCGTGAGGGCGGTGGAGATCGCCGGGGGCTTCAGCGTGCTCGCGCACCCGGTGCAGCAGAAGAACCCCTGGAGAGACCCCGAGGGCGCCCTGCGCGCCCAGGGCTTCGAGCTGTACTCGGCGGACACCTTCTTCCGGGATGCCGTGCGCCGTCCGTTCTCCCGGCTGCTCCCGGCCGTGGGCGCGTACCTCATCAACCCGGTGCACGGGGTGATGACGCTCGTGACGCCCCAGCCCGAGGTCTCCGAGAAGCTGCTGGAGCTCTCCCACGACCGGCCGAAGCGGATTCTCTGCTCCCACGACGCGCACGGGCAGCCGCGCTACGAGGACGTCTTCCAGTCCCTGGCCATGTACCTGCCGCCCGCCGCGCTGTCCGAGCCCCTGTCCCGGGAGCCCAAGGCCGCGGCCGCGCAGGTGGTCCAGGCGCTGGAGAGCACCCAGGCGATCTGCGCCTTCCGGGCGCTGGGCGAGCCCATGGGGTTCGCGATTGAAGGCCCGGTGACGGCCCGGCGCGAGGCCCACGTGGGGGATGTGCTCCGGGTCCGGCTGCCGCCCCATGCGCCGGGCCGCGTCCGGGTGGAGGCCCGGGGGGCGGGCCGGGTGCTGCAGGACGGCACGTCGGTGGAGCTGACCTCGGAGGGCGTCGTCCAGATTGAAGCCTGGGTGCTGGCACCGGGGCGGTTCTTCGGCTCGGAATGGAAGCCGTGGATCGTGCCGGGGCTGGTGCGCGTGCTGCCACGGGACGCGGGCATCTGA
- a CDS encoding glycosyltransferase family 9 protein: MPWYKRLELWAKLALTFVASALLWRPGRRRPPGSSLPSPRKILLVRPDNRVGEALLTTPLLRSLKELSGHSAPLVHVLVHAKVARALAGHPSLDALISFDRRRLWLGPFAPGIRALRREHYDVVVDCANWEAPSVTSAIVSRLAGPRAVVIGPQVWPVSLLHSLSVPARAGTRREAAQRAHLLTPLTGGRIIDDLSFREPNVGEGFRTYLQGLSGPCAVVNPGGRLGERRIPPEAFAAAARALLATGRQPIIAWGPGEEALAQSVAKGAPGARVAPPTNLDELAALMRAAGLTVTNNTGPMHLSVAVGAPTLGLFLRMDMERWGHPSPPHRMVDLTSEIHSSTGLEARVFEEARSFSVGLPGRPA; encoded by the coding sequence ATGCCCTGGTACAAGCGGCTTGAGTTGTGGGCGAAACTCGCGCTGACCTTCGTGGCCTCCGCCCTCTTGTGGCGCCCCGGCCGCCGACGCCCCCCTGGCTCCTCGCTCCCTTCCCCCCGGAAGATCCTCCTCGTGCGTCCCGACAACCGGGTCGGGGAAGCGCTCCTCACCACCCCCCTGCTGCGCTCCTTGAAGGAGCTGTCCGGCCACAGTGCGCCCCTGGTCCATGTCCTCGTGCATGCCAAGGTCGCCCGGGCCCTCGCGGGGCATCCTTCTCTCGATGCCCTCATCTCGTTTGACCGCCGAAGGCTTTGGCTGGGGCCTTTCGCCCCCGGCATCCGCGCCCTGCGCCGCGAGCACTATGACGTGGTGGTGGACTGCGCCAACTGGGAGGCCCCGTCCGTCACGTCGGCCATCGTCTCCCGGCTCGCGGGCCCCCGGGCCGTGGTCATCGGCCCTCAGGTCTGGCCCGTGTCCTTGCTTCACTCGCTCTCCGTCCCCGCCCGGGCCGGGACCCGGCGGGAGGCCGCCCAGCGCGCGCACCTGCTCACGCCTTTGACCGGGGGCCGCATCATCGATGACCTGTCCTTCCGGGAGCCGAACGTCGGCGAGGGCTTCCGCACCTACCTTCAGGGGCTTTCCGGCCCGTGTGCCGTGGTGAATCCCGGGGGACGCCTGGGGGAACGCCGCATCCCTCCCGAGGCCTTCGCCGCCGCGGCCCGCGCCCTGCTCGCCACCGGCCGTCAGCCCATCATTGCCTGGGGACCTGGCGAGGAAGCCCTGGCCCAGAGCGTGGCCAAGGGGGCCCCGGGCGCCAGGGTGGCCCCCCCCACGAACCTGGATGAGCTGGCGGCCCTCATGCGGGCCGCGGGGCTCACCGTGACCAACAACACCGGGCCGATGCACCTCTCCGTGGCCGTGGGGGCGCCCACCTTGGGGCTCTTCCTCCGCATGGACATGGAGCGCTGGGGCCATCCCTCCCCTCCGCACCGGATGGTGGACCTCACCTCGGAGATCCATTCGAGCACGGGCCTCGAGGCCCGCGTCTTCGAGGAGGCCCGCTCCTTCTCCGTGGGGCTCCCGGGACGGCCTGCCTAG
- a CDS encoding 3-deoxy-D-manno-octulosonic acid transferase: MRLLYILASYALFALLFPVLSVYRKTRHGLGQRLGFYAPGVLPKGPGPLLWLHGASAGDLLALSPMFGPLRERFPGCRILLSTTTNTGFLMARDRLAKQIDGVVYAPYDLWGVTRRAVKAIQPDLLVLEYTEIWPNLIRAAKRQGVGIALTNGRFSPKNLGKYRWLFALIGNPLRDMDLFLMRQEEEAGRARHLGAPEARVWVTGNTKFDALTAAPLPEDEALRRALGLPEGGPVLMAGSTHEGEEAQLLAVYRRLLPAHPGLRLVVAPRYIDRAGRILGLAREAGLTAGLRSKGNLEGGQVVVLDTMGELGRAYRLATLVFVGGSFTKRGGQNILEPAGQGKPVLYGPHMDNFRDSVQVLEGHGGLQVQDAEDLYRRVSELLARPEALGALGAQARQTVSQISGASRRNVEHMGALLARAFPPPMEKQE, encoded by the coding sequence ATGCGCCTCCTGTACATCCTCGCCAGCTACGCGCTCTTCGCGCTCCTGTTCCCGGTGCTCTCGGTGTACCGGAAGACGCGCCATGGCCTGGGGCAGCGGCTGGGGTTCTACGCGCCGGGCGTGCTGCCGAAGGGCCCCGGACCGCTGCTCTGGCTCCATGGGGCGAGCGCGGGAGACCTGCTGGCGCTCTCGCCGATGTTCGGGCCGCTGAGGGAGCGCTTTCCGGGCTGCCGGATCCTGCTCTCCACGACGACGAACACGGGCTTCCTGATGGCGAGGGACCGGCTGGCCAAGCAGATCGACGGGGTGGTGTATGCCCCTTACGACTTGTGGGGCGTCACGCGCCGGGCGGTGAAGGCCATCCAGCCGGACCTGCTGGTGCTGGAGTACACGGAGATCTGGCCCAACCTCATCCGTGCGGCGAAGCGCCAGGGCGTGGGCATCGCGCTGACCAACGGGCGCTTCTCGCCGAAGAACCTGGGCAAGTACCGGTGGCTCTTCGCGCTGATCGGCAACCCGCTCCGGGACATGGACCTGTTCCTGATGCGTCAGGAGGAGGAGGCCGGAAGGGCCCGGCACCTGGGGGCGCCCGAGGCGCGCGTCTGGGTCACGGGCAACACGAAGTTCGACGCGCTGACGGCGGCCCCGCTCCCGGAGGACGAGGCGCTGCGGCGGGCGCTGGGGCTGCCCGAAGGCGGCCCCGTGCTGATGGCGGGAAGCACCCACGAGGGCGAGGAAGCCCAGCTCCTGGCCGTGTACCGCCGCTTGCTCCCGGCGCACCCCGGGCTCCGGCTGGTGGTCGCGCCCAGGTACATCGACCGGGCCGGGCGCATCCTGGGGCTGGCCCGGGAAGCGGGGCTGACGGCGGGGCTGAGATCGAAGGGCAATCTGGAAGGCGGCCAGGTGGTGGTGCTCGACACGATGGGGGAGCTGGGGCGGGCGTACCGGCTGGCCACCCTGGTGTTCGTCGGGGGCTCGTTCACGAAGCGGGGCGGACAGAACATCCTGGAGCCCGCGGGGCAGGGCAAGCCGGTGCTCTACGGGCCGCACATGGACAACTTCCGGGACAGCGTGCAGGTGCTGGAGGGCCACGGCGGCCTCCAGGTCCAGGATGCGGAGGACCTCTACCGCCGCGTGTCGGAGCTGCTGGCCCGGCCGGAAGCCCTCGGGGCGCTCGGAGCCCAAGCGCGGCAGACGGTGAGCCAGATCTCCGGGGCGAGCCGGCGCAACGTGGAGCACATGGGAGCGCTCCTGGCCCGGGCGTTCCCCCCTCCCATGGAAAAGCAGGAGTAA
- a CDS encoding glycosyltransferase — protein MRILHLLASPFWSGPAENVALLALAQREAGHEVTVAVDRKRTPVGAEEPVVPRFEALGLLDAGGLELSVKSSPWRLWKDSRTLRARSLDVVHTHFTHDHLLARWSKPQGAVLVRSVHAPRSIRSSLPKADAYTVPASSEVPRLKGHTVRVLPPLVDPLFRPAEDRKRLREALGVEGAPLVGMVSTFQPSRRHALGVEAFARLLRQHPEARLVLVGDGQLEAPIRQKVAGLGIQERVHFAGYQQGPSFVKWLQALDEVWILGLGNDWSGRAAAQARASGVRVVAVEEGALPSLADVRVAQLTPEAVVEASLSGHQALVAHPSNPRIAQDILALYERLRGAR, from the coding sequence GTGAGGATCCTGCACCTGCTGGCGAGCCCGTTCTGGAGTGGCCCCGCGGAGAACGTGGCCCTGCTGGCCCTGGCGCAACGGGAGGCCGGGCACGAAGTGACGGTCGCGGTGGACCGCAAGCGCACGCCGGTAGGGGCGGAGGAGCCCGTGGTGCCGAGGTTCGAGGCCCTGGGCCTGCTGGACGCGGGAGGCCTGGAGCTGTCCGTGAAGTCCTCGCCCTGGAGGCTCTGGAAGGACTCGCGGACGCTGCGCGCCCGGAGCCTGGACGTGGTGCACACGCACTTCACGCACGATCACCTCCTGGCGCGCTGGTCCAAGCCCCAGGGGGCGGTGCTCGTCCGCTCGGTGCACGCCCCGAGGTCGATCCGGTCCTCCCTGCCCAAGGCGGACGCTTACACGGTGCCCGCCTCCTCGGAAGTGCCCCGGCTCAAGGGCCACACGGTGCGGGTCCTGCCCCCCTTGGTGGACCCGTTGTTCCGGCCCGCGGAAGACCGGAAGCGGTTGCGTGAGGCCCTGGGGGTGGAAGGCGCGCCGCTGGTGGGAATGGTCTCGACGTTCCAGCCCTCGAGGCGGCACGCGCTCGGCGTCGAAGCCTTCGCGAGGCTGCTGCGCCAGCACCCCGAAGCCCGGCTGGTGCTGGTGGGAGACGGCCAGCTGGAGGCGCCCATCCGCCAGAAGGTGGCCGGGCTGGGGATTCAGGAGCGGGTCCACTTCGCCGGGTACCAGCAGGGCCCCTCCTTCGTGAAATGGCTCCAGGCGCTCGACGAGGTGTGGATCCTGGGCCTGGGCAATGACTGGAGCGGCCGGGCCGCGGCCCAGGCCCGGGCGAGTGGGGTCCGGGTGGTGGCGGTGGAAGAGGGCGCCTTGCCCTCGCTGGCGGATGTGCGGGTCGCCCAGCTCACGCCCGAGGCGGTGGTGGAGGCCTCCCTGTCGGGGCACCAGGCGCTCGTGGCGCATCCGTCCAATCCGCGGATCGCTCAGGACATCCTGGCGCTCTACGAGCGGCTCCGGGGGGCCCGGTGA
- a CDS encoding adenylyltransferase/cytidyltransferase family protein, with amino-acid sequence MSTLEKLRSLAQVVEERERWRAEGKTVALANGIFDLLHVGHVRYLQGARELADVLVVAVNSDASTRAYKGPGRPYIPEAERAELVAALDCTTRVLLFDEPNVRLLIRALKPDVHVKGTDYTPDTIPEADEVRAYGGRTAVAGDPKNHSTTEIARRTGREGGKG; translated from the coding sequence ATGAGCACGCTGGAGAAGCTCCGGAGCCTGGCCCAGGTGGTGGAGGAGCGGGAGCGGTGGCGGGCGGAGGGCAAGACGGTGGCCCTGGCCAACGGCATCTTCGATCTCCTGCACGTGGGACACGTGCGGTACCTGCAGGGGGCGCGGGAGCTGGCGGACGTGCTGGTGGTGGCGGTGAACTCGGATGCCTCCACGCGGGCCTATAAAGGACCCGGGCGGCCCTACATCCCGGAGGCCGAGCGGGCGGAGCTGGTGGCGGCGCTGGACTGCACCACCCGGGTGCTCCTCTTCGATGAGCCGAACGTGAGGCTCCTCATCCGGGCGCTGAAGCCGGACGTGCACGTGAAGGGCACGGACTACACGCCGGACACCATCCCCGAGGCGGACGAAGTGCGGGCCTACGGGGGCCGCACCGCGGTCGCGGGAGACCCGAAGAACCACAGCACGACGGAGATTGCCCGGCGCACGGGCCGGGAGGGCGGCAAGGGCTAG